In Glandiceps talaboti chromosome 14, keGlaTala1.1, whole genome shotgun sequence, a single genomic region encodes these proteins:
- the LOC144445428 gene encoding tyrosine-protein kinase Yes-like, with product MGCCESKPRQDPSVKYNAGNGSGNVNSYQGNQTAGIHIVANSPSSTSATITIPNFDQPAPQQVNPNKQGPQIYIALYDYEARIQDDLTFRKGEHLQVLNNSDGDWWLAKLLTSKKEGYVPSNYIAALKSINAEDWYFGKITHKDAEKRLLRPGLPAGTFIVRDSESTPGAFALSVRHYDRVKGDHGVKQYKIKKLDNNAGYFIAARAIFASLPELVKHYSGQADGLCEKLVKACPKVNPTTGGLAKDQWEIPRESLKLVKKLGAGQFGEVWAGTWNGVTKVAVKTLKAGTMSPGAFLEEANMMKKLRHEHLVQLYAVCTDREPIYIVTELMTHGSLLDYLRDGLGKSMKLPELVDMGAQIAHGMSYLERINYIHRDLAARNCLVGSGNLVKVADFGLARMIEDNEYTARQGAKFPIKWTSPEAALYGSFTTKSDVWSFGVLLTELITIGRMPYPGMMNREVLEQVERGYRMPKPHNCPDSLYEIMLQCWHKDPSQRPTFEFLYNFLDDYFVATEPNYKEPENI from the exons ATGGGTTGTTGCGAAAGTAAACCTCGACAAGACCCTTCGGTCAAGTACAATGCTGGCAATGGTTCAGGAAATGTAAACAGTTACCAAGGAAACCAAACTGCAGGAATCCACATTGTTGCTAATTCACCATCATCAACCAGTGCAACTATCACTATACCAAACTTTGACCAGCCTGCTCCTCAACAAGTTAATCCGAATAAACAGG GTCCACAGATCTATATTGCATTATATGACTATGAAGCTAGGATACAGGACGATCTCACATTTAGGAAAGGAGAACACCTTCAGGTTTTGAATAACAG TGATGGTGATTGGTGGCTGGCGAAATTATTGACCAGTAAGAAAGAAGGTTATGTACCAAGTAATTACATAGCAGCGTTGAAGAGTATCAATGCAGAAGA TTGGTATTTTGGTAAAATTACACACAAGGATGCAGAGAAAAGACTTCTACGGCCAGGACTGCCAGCTGGTACATTTATCGTTAGAGACAGTGAATCAACACCAG GTGCCTTTGCATTATCAGTACGACACTATGACCGTGTAAAGGGAGACCATGGTGTAAAACAGTACAAAATCAAGAAACTAGACAACAACGCGGGATACTTCATCGCAGCACGTGCTATTTTCGCATCACTTCCAGAACTTGTCAAACATTACAGTG GACAAGCCGATGGATTATGTGAAAAACTGGTGAAGGCATGCCCCAAAGTCAATCCTACTACTGGAGGTTTAGCCAAAGACCAGTGGGAAATTCCCAGGGAATCATTGAAGCTGGTGAAAAAACTGGGTGCCGGACAATTTGGTGAAGTCTGGGCAG GTACATGGAATGGCGTTACTAAGGTTGCTGTGAAAACATTAAAAGCTGGAACTATGTCGCCTGGAGCTTTCTTGGAAGAGGCCAACATGATGAAGAAACTACGACATGAACATCTTGTACAACTCTATGCTGTGTGCACAGACAGG GAACCTATCTACATAGTAACAGAGTTAATGACACATGGCAGTTTGCTGGATTACTTACGAGATGGACTTGGTAAAAGTATGAAGTTACCTGAACTAGTTGACATGGGTGCACAG ATTGCACATGGCATGTCTTATCTAGAGAGGATAAACTACATCCATAGAGACTTGGCAGCCAGAAATTGTCTTGTTGGATCTGGCAATTTGGTAAAAGTGGCAGATTTTGGTTTAGCTAGGATGATAGAAGACAATGAATACACTGCCCGACAAG gtgCAAAGTTTCCCATCAAATGGACTTCTCCAGAGGCGGCCTTGTATGGGTCATTTACAACTAAATCCGATGTATGGTcatttggtgttttactcaCAGAGTTGATTACAATTGGAAGAATGCCTTACCCAG GTATGATGAATCGCGAAGTCCTGGAGCAAGTAGAGAGAGGTTACAGAATGCCAAAACCACACAACTGTCCTGATTCTCTGTACGAAATCATGTTACAATGTTGGCACAAAGACCCAAGTCAAAGACCTACATTTGAATTTTTATACAACTTTCTAGACGATTACTTCGTTGCCACGGAACCAAACTACAAAGAACCTGAGAACATCTAG